The following coding sequences are from one Phycisphaerae bacterium window:
- a CDS encoding HAMP domain-containing sensor histidine kinase: protein MRLLSLFQISLARKCQLLFGLAVLLIIAAALFVPGYYMGSFVDQMHVQRAQQLAAVAAARIDPAAADWRQQQKALDQWWEVNEKVIPFLKECRPRVIKLLPADSEEVAAQQRQEFARLIGNLSAQVRPVVEKLKRRWDPPAAWQVARFAWESLPEHKRDHCLKAIRRAAADLGRAFAIGNQWYPPLDEFQKNCVERMLNEGSSGEGGPMRSPDGPTVYRYIQAVRGSPSSPSTGHPLIGIIDISLSAPITDELRFLTRAILVLAGLLAGFLAILVFYLISQRLILAPVRELTALAGRIAGGDLQARASLQTGDEYEKLSDAFNDMLVRLEQARAELETANRSLDAKLGELAETNVALFESNRIKSEFLANVSHELRTPLTSIIGFADLLRDSMLSGGQIDVARAARFADNILVSGRGLLDLINDLLDLAKIEARKIELHRTVFSLRDVCEALCDFVRPNIEKKSLVMTTDIDENLPMMTSDAGKLRQILFNLLSNAIKYTPEGGSVRLEVRVLAGGRWVRLAVIDNGPGIAPEDQGRIFEKFHQLDSSVTREHSGSGLGLAISKELCTMLGGTIRVESELGQGSRFIVELPVECPESAERPPIPLRA, encoded by the coding sequence ATGAGGCTGCTTTCGCTGTTCCAGATCTCCCTGGCCCGCAAGTGCCAGTTGCTGTTCGGCCTCGCCGTGCTCTTGATCATTGCCGCTGCACTCTTCGTGCCCGGCTATTACATGGGTTCTTTCGTGGATCAGATGCACGTCCAGCGCGCCCAGCAACTGGCCGCCGTGGCAGCCGCTCGCATCGACCCGGCCGCCGCCGACTGGCGCCAACAGCAGAAGGCTCTTGACCAGTGGTGGGAAGTCAACGAAAAAGTCATTCCGTTTCTGAAAGAGTGCCGTCCACGGGTGATCAAGCTGCTGCCGGCCGACAGCGAAGAAGTCGCCGCCCAGCAGCGGCAGGAATTCGCACGGCTCATCGGCAACCTGTCTGCGCAGGTGCGTCCGGTCGTGGAGAAGCTGAAGCGGCGATGGGATCCCCCCGCCGCTTGGCAAGTGGCTCGATTCGCATGGGAATCCCTGCCGGAGCACAAGCGAGATCATTGCCTGAAAGCGATTCGCCGGGCGGCCGCCGACTTGGGACGCGCATTCGCCATCGGTAACCAGTGGTATCCGCCGCTGGACGAATTCCAGAAGAACTGCGTCGAACGAATGCTCAACGAAGGCTCCAGCGGCGAGGGTGGGCCGATGCGCTCACCGGACGGACCGACGGTCTACCGATACATTCAGGCCGTCAGGGGATCGCCCTCTTCGCCGTCAACCGGCCACCCGCTCATCGGCATCATTGACATCAGTCTGTCCGCGCCGATCACGGATGAGTTACGATTCCTTACTCGCGCCATCCTCGTGCTGGCCGGGCTGCTGGCCGGGTTCCTGGCGATCCTGGTTTTCTACCTGATCTCGCAACGGCTGATTCTGGCTCCCGTTCGCGAACTAACCGCACTGGCGGGCCGGATCGCCGGCGGCGATCTTCAGGCCAGGGCCAGCCTCCAGACCGGCGATGAGTACGAAAAGCTTTCCGACGCCTTCAACGACATGCTCGTTCGCCTGGAGCAGGCCCGAGCCGAACTCGAAACGGCCAACCGTTCCCTCGACGCAAAGCTCGGCGAACTGGCCGAAACCAACGTGGCTCTCTTCGAGTCAAACCGCATCAAGAGCGAGTTTCTCGCCAACGTCAGCCACGAGCTTCGTACTCCGCTGACCTCGATTATCGGCTTTGCGGACCTGTTGCGGGATTCCATGCTCAGCGGTGGGCAGATCGACGTCGCACGGGCCGCCCGGTTTGCCGACAACATCCTCGTCAGCGGCCGCGGACTGCTGGACCTGATCAACGACCTGCTGGACTTGGCCAAGATCGAGGCCCGCAAAATCGAGCTGCATCGCACCGTCTTTTCGCTTCGCGACGTCTGCGAGGCGCTGTGCGATTTCGTGCGCCCGAACATCGAGAAGAAGTCCCTGGTCATGACGACGGACATTGACGAGAACCTGCCGATGATGACCTCTGACGCCGGCAAACTGCGGCAGATCCTGTTTAACCTGTTGAGCAACGCCATCAAGTACACGCCGGAAGGAGGATCGGTACGCCTTGAAGTCCGCGTGCTCGCCGGTGGCCGGTGGGTGCGGTTGGCAGTGATCGACAACGGGCCGGGCATCGCACCGGAAGACCAGGGCAGGATCTTCGAGAAATTCCATCAGTTGGACTCGTCGGTGACCCGCGAGCACAGCGGAAGCGGGCTGGGGCTGGCGATCAGCAAGGAGCTTTGCACAATGCTGGGCGGTACCATTCGCGTGGAAAGCGAACTCGGCCAAGGCTCGCGGTTCATCGTCGAGCTCCCCGTTGAATGCCCCGAGTCGGCCGAACGCCCGCCGATCCCGCTTCGTGCCTGA
- a CDS encoding prepilin-type N-terminal cleavage/methylation domain-containing protein: MRRCLTHQAFTLIEVLVVVAILALLVAILLPSLQGARNQAKLTHCKASAKQIATAMSIYQAEAQGYVPIMLNWHSGPVYNAPARAVFLSVALRSVEKGLFGLSKRVSTTGQHFDPNESWSSDTRDDYEARFLPAHYVCPFERGRQPWDLRHVGFAPPHTLWEWNGVMESYQTWLWEDIVRDQQVYSEPVGWSRPTDGLPQYSVMTWNQVRQTGKPPSDPAIKNLLHRRWTDGEARLQKAAGLGGVTVIYCAIGEHMEMGSRRIDMGSHRTSTGGGTNAIFGDTHVEWVRGTRIGWP, translated from the coding sequence ATGCGCCGGTGCCTGACCCATCAAGCCTTCACGTTGATCGAAGTCCTGGTCGTCGTTGCGATCCTGGCACTTCTGGTCGCGATTCTTCTCCCGTCGCTCCAGGGAGCACGCAATCAGGCCAAGCTCACGCACTGCAAGGCAAGCGCCAAGCAGATCGCAACCGCAATGAGCATCTACCAGGCGGAGGCTCAGGGATACGTGCCGATCATGCTGAACTGGCATTCCGGGCCCGTGTACAACGCTCCGGCACGGGCAGTCTTTCTCTCTGTGGCCCTTCGCAGCGTTGAAAAGGGCCTCTTCGGACTGTCGAAGCGCGTTTCTACCACCGGCCAACACTTCGATCCAAACGAGTCTTGGTCATCTGACACCCGCGACGACTACGAGGCACGCTTTCTCCCAGCCCACTACGTCTGCCCGTTTGAGCGGGGCCGGCAACCTTGGGACTTAAGGCACGTCGGATTCGCACCGCCGCATACGTTGTGGGAGTGGAACGGTGTCATGGAGTCGTACCAGACGTGGCTCTGGGAGGACATCGTTCGAGATCAGCAGGTCTACTCTGAACCCGTAGGCTGGTCCCGGCCTACAGACGGCCTGCCCCAGTATTCCGTCATGACCTGGAATCAGGTACGCCAGACCGGAAAGCCGCCAAGCGACCCGGCCATCAAGAACCTGCTTCACCGGCGGTGGACGGACGGCGAGGCCCGCCTTCAGAAGGCTGCCGGGTTAGGCGGCGTGACGGTCATCTACTGTGCCATCGGTGAACATATGGAGATGGGAAGTCGTCGGATCGACATGGGAAGCCACCGGACCAGCACCGGCGGAGGCACAAACGCAATCTTCGGCGACACGCACGTCGAATGGGTCAGGGGCACGCGCATCGGATGGCCGTGA